The Deinococcus aquiradiocola genome includes a window with the following:
- a CDS encoding response regulator transcription factor — translation MRLLIVEDDPHIADLLLEGLGEDGYACDVATSAAQGTSLARLFPYALILLDVMLPEGHDAGFVMGRELRAEGVQTPILYLTARSNVEERVTGLDAGGDDYLGKPFALRELRARVRALLRRSSGLSRNVLQLPLGWQIDLAGRTVSRPPTWDDVTAAPTPESVPVQAAQAELTRREFALLELLALHPGRAFSRQDIIERLWSGESGVEPKVIDVYVSTVRRKTAEELIDTVRGLGYRLGKMAHEW, via the coding sequence ATGCGCCTGCTCATCGTGGAGGACGACCCGCACATCGCCGACCTGCTGCTGGAGGGACTCGGTGAGGACGGGTACGCCTGCGACGTCGCGACGAGCGCCGCGCAGGGCACGTCCCTCGCGCGGCTCTTCCCGTACGCGCTGATCCTGCTGGACGTGATGCTGCCCGAAGGGCACGACGCGGGCTTCGTGATGGGCCGCGAACTGCGCGCCGAGGGCGTGCAGACGCCGATCCTGTACCTCACGGCGCGCAGCAACGTCGAGGAGCGCGTGACGGGCCTCGACGCGGGCGGCGACGATTACCTCGGGAAGCCCTTCGCGCTGCGGGAACTGCGGGCGCGCGTGCGTGCCCTGCTGCGCCGCAGCAGCGGCCTGTCCCGCAACGTGCTGCAACTCCCGCTCGGCTGGCAGATCGACCTCGCGGGCCGCACCGTGTCGCGGCCCCCCACCTGGGACGACGTGACCGCCGCGCCCACCCCGGAGAGCGTGCCGGTGCAGGCCGCACAGGCGGAACTGACGCGCCGCGAGTTCGCGCTGCTGGAACTGCTGGCCCTGCACCCGGGGCGGGCGTTCTCGCGGCAGGACATCATCGAGCGCCTGTGGTCCGGCGAGAGCGGCGTGGAACCGAAAGTCATCGACGTGTACGTGAGCACCGTGCGCCGCAAGACGGCCGAGGAACTCATCGACACGGTGCGCGGCCTCGGGTACCGGCTCGGCAAGATGGCGCATGAGTGGTAG